A single genomic interval of Kwoniella newhampshirensis strain CBS 13917 chromosome 12, whole genome shotgun sequence harbors:
- a CDS encoding protein SYM1 produces MSGLLGAYTSFLARRPVVGNMVSSAVLFATGDVIAQQAIEKKGSKHDFARTARIVVWGGGIFAPVVNVWFRTLEKLPLRSRWPATFARVGLDQFAFAPFVLTGFFTAMTLMEGKDLKAAKAKWDTSFVPTLQANWMLFIPFQILNMLVPLQYRLLAINAVNIPWNAFLSIQNAKSKKIESVETMAKKA; encoded by the exons ATGTCAGGTCTGTTGGGAGCTTACACCTCGTTCTTGGCGAGGAGGCCAGTGGTAGGGAACATGGTTTCGTCAGCC GTCCTCTTCGCGACAGGTGATG TCATCGCTCAACAGGctatcgagaagaaaggatcCAAGCATGATTTCGCTCGTACTGC CCGAATCGTCGTGTGGGGTGGTGGTATCTTCGCACCGGTCGTCAACGTCTGGTTCCGAACCCTCGAAAAGCTGCCTCTCCGTTCGAGATGGCCTGCCACGTTCGCGAGAGTCGGTCTGGATCAGTTTGCCTTTGCACCCTTCGTCTtgacag GCTTCTTCACTGCCATGACTCTAATGGAGGGCAAGGACCTCAAAGCGGCCAAAGCCAAATGGGACACC TCTTTCGTCCCCACCTTGCAAGCGAACTGGATGTT GTTCATTCCTTTCCAGATTCTGAACATG CTCGTTCCATTGCAATACCGTCTCCTCGCTATCAATGCCGTCAACATCCCCTGGAACGCGTTCTTATCCATCCAAAACGccaagagcaagaagatcgaATCTGTCGAGAcaatggcgaagaaggcttAG